In Arsenicicoccus dermatophilus, a genomic segment contains:
- a CDS encoding PspC domain-containing protein, producing the protein MPPSYEQATPPAAASPQLLRPVDDGWVAGVCAGLGEHLGVRAVLVRVGMVLLTVGGMGLGILVYLAVWALTPQRLGPAEGRRAAPTVTGGRAAAPRRPRLPRSGLLHDEAVLTLLLGLVLVVGGGAVLLHQGGVDLRLGVTAPLALVAGGAIVVWTQLDRSERERFLQQSSGESRAGLARVLTGVLMTTAGVVVLAARAQGIGGLGDAALSAAAVLVGLVVILAPWGMRLWQRLRAEQAAAVRATERADIAAHLHDSVLQTLALIQRQAEDPVAVQRLARAQERELRSWLYGGGDAAPTTLAAAARGVVHDVEDRHGVPVDLVVTGDVDLDDDVAALVRALGEALTNAARHGVPPVSAYVEAGPLGVEAFVRDHGDGFDPDEVPEDRLGVRRSIVGRMQRHGGSARIRRREPGTEVELVLPPYAERLHVPADPAHPPEDR; encoded by the coding sequence GTGCCCCCGTCCTACGAGCAGGCCACGCCGCCCGCCGCCGCCTCCCCGCAGCTGCTGCGTCCGGTCGACGACGGCTGGGTCGCGGGCGTCTGCGCGGGGCTGGGCGAGCACCTGGGGGTGCGGGCCGTGCTGGTCCGGGTCGGGATGGTGCTGCTCACCGTCGGCGGCATGGGCCTGGGGATTCTCGTCTACCTCGCGGTGTGGGCGCTCACCCCGCAACGGCTCGGCCCCGCCGAGGGGCGGCGCGCGGCTCCGACCGTCACGGGCGGGCGTGCCGCAGCCCCACGCCGGCCTCGGTTGCCTCGCAGCGGGCTGCTGCACGACGAGGCGGTCCTCACCCTGCTCCTGGGGCTGGTGCTGGTCGTGGGCGGGGGAGCGGTGCTCCTCCACCAGGGTGGCGTCGACCTGCGGCTCGGCGTGACCGCACCGCTGGCCCTGGTCGCCGGCGGTGCCATCGTGGTGTGGACCCAGCTCGACCGCAGCGAGCGCGAGCGCTTCCTGCAGCAGTCGTCCGGGGAGTCCCGGGCGGGCCTGGCGCGGGTGCTGACCGGGGTGCTGATGACCACCGCCGGGGTGGTGGTCCTCGCCGCGCGCGCCCAGGGGATCGGCGGCCTCGGCGACGCCGCCCTGTCCGCCGCCGCCGTCCTCGTCGGGCTGGTCGTCATCCTCGCGCCCTGGGGGATGCGCCTGTGGCAGCGGCTGCGCGCCGAGCAGGCCGCGGCGGTGCGTGCCACCGAGCGCGCGGACATCGCCGCCCACCTGCACGACTCGGTCCTGCAGACGCTCGCGCTGATCCAGCGGCAGGCCGAGGACCCGGTGGCCGTCCAGCGGCTCGCCCGGGCCCAGGAGCGCGAGCTGCGCTCCTGGCTGTATGGCGGCGGCGACGCCGCACCGACCACCCTGGCGGCCGCGGCCCGGGGAGTGGTCCACGACGTGGAGGACCGGCACGGGGTGCCCGTCGACCTGGTCGTCACGGGTGACGTGGACCTCGACGACGACGTCGCCGCGCTGGTGCGGGCGTTGGGCGAGGCGCTGACCAACGCCGCCCGCCACGGCGTCCCGCCCGTGTCGGCCTACGTCGAGGCGGGTCCGCTGGGGGTCGAGGCCTTCGTCCGGGACCACGGTGACGGCTTCGACCCGGACGAGGTCCCCGAGGACCGGCTGGGGGTGCGTCGCTCGATCGTGGGCCGGATGCAGCGGCACGGGGGTTCCGCCCGGATCCGCCGCCGCGAGCCGGGCACCGAGGTCGAGCTCGTGCTGCCGCCGTACGCCGAACGTCTGCACGTCCCTGCTGATCCCGCCCATCCTCCGGAGGACCGATGA
- a CDS encoding PspC domain-containing protein produces the protein MTQTQSPGPRPTDGLDRFCERVRATGIRRRLTDRWVAGVCAGVADALGVDPVVVRIAWGLTLAMGGVGVPAYFLAFSLMADTAQQIPLEKAVRHGDGDSVILLVLTGLLVLDHVGDLGGGAQVDARGLALALTWSAVAAAGAWWWWRRTGRGRPSVPAGSTESSGASSSTRSTAAPASPEPVAVPARARARRPSLGRPGALATLGLAVIGGGGVLGAQSVGRVHLEHPAQVATATALGLCATFLVVIGLAGRRGGLTTVVVVLLSLGLTAGAGTTRSVDGWWGGVQLGSATHDMSWVPTELRGGEEYHVAAGDGVLDLTHLDPEQVSGRSITTDVGLGDLVVRVPQGLTVRVRGDVGLGDLRVRRAGGEVTAVGSGETVIGRGRPVLDLVAHVGLGETTIEEVTR, from the coding sequence ATGACGCAGACCCAGTCCCCGGGCCCTCGGCCGACGGACGGCCTCGACCGCTTCTGCGAGCGGGTGCGCGCGACCGGGATCCGCCGCCGCCTCACCGATCGCTGGGTCGCCGGGGTGTGCGCGGGCGTGGCCGACGCCCTCGGCGTCGACCCGGTGGTCGTGCGCATCGCCTGGGGCCTGACGCTGGCCATGGGGGGCGTCGGGGTGCCGGCGTACTTCCTGGCCTTCAGCCTGATGGCCGACACCGCCCAGCAGATCCCGCTGGAGAAGGCCGTCCGCCACGGCGACGGCGACTCGGTGATCCTGCTCGTCCTCACCGGGCTGCTGGTGCTGGACCACGTCGGGGACCTGGGGGGCGGGGCGCAGGTCGATGCCCGGGGCCTGGCCCTGGCGCTCACCTGGAGCGCCGTGGCCGCGGCCGGGGCCTGGTGGTGGTGGCGACGGACGGGCCGAGGTCGGCCGTCCGTCCCGGCCGGGTCGACCGAGTCCAGCGGGGCGAGCAGCTCGACGCGGTCGACGGCCGCCCCGGCGTCGCCGGAGCCGGTCGCCGTCCCGGCCCGGGCCCGGGCCCGACGCCCCTCGCTCGGCCGGCCCGGTGCGCTCGCCACGCTGGGTCTGGCCGTGATCGGCGGCGGCGGGGTGCTCGGCGCCCAGAGCGTGGGCCGGGTGCACCTGGAGCACCCGGCGCAGGTGGCGACGGCGACGGCCCTGGGGCTGTGCGCGACCTTCCTCGTCGTCATCGGCCTCGCCGGGCGCCGGGGCGGCCTGACGACGGTCGTCGTCGTGCTCCTGTCGCTCGGGCTGACGGCGGGGGCCGGGACCACTCGCAGCGTCGACGGGTGGTGGGGCGGGGTCCAGCTGGGCTCCGCGACCCACGACATGAGCTGGGTACCCACCGAGCTGCGCGGCGGGGAGGAGTACCACGTCGCCGCCGGCGACGGCGTCCTGGACCTGACCCACCTGGATCCCGAGCAGGTCTCCGGGCGCAGCATCACCACCGACGTCGGCCTGGGCGACCTGGTGGTGCGGGTCCCGCAGGGGTTGACGGTGCGGGTGCGTGGCGACGTGGGGCTCGGCGACCTGAGGGTGCGCCGCGCGGGCGGCGAGGTCACCGCCGTCGGCAGCGGCGAGACGGTGATCGGCCGGGGCCGGCCGGTGCTGGACCTCGTGGCTCACGTGGGCCTCGGGGAGACGACGATCGAGGAGGTCACCCGATGA
- a CDS encoding LuxR C-terminal-related transcriptional regulator, which translates to MTTPTSPIRLVLVDDHRMFRAGVRTELDDTLPVVGEAGDVESAVAVIKAERPDVVLLDVHLPGGDGRGGTDVLLGCMGLTTAAGAPVRFLALSVSDAAEDVISVIRAGARGYVTKTISGHDLVAAIRRVAEGDAVFSPRLAGFVLDAFGAAAGEIAEVDEELDRLSAREREVMRLIARGYQYKEVAKELFISVKTVETHVSSVLRKLQLSSRHELTAWAMNRHLL; encoded by the coding sequence ATGACCACGCCCACCAGCCCGATCCGCCTCGTCCTGGTCGACGACCACCGGATGTTCCGCGCCGGGGTGCGCACCGAGCTGGACGACACCCTGCCGGTGGTGGGGGAGGCCGGTGACGTCGAGTCCGCCGTCGCCGTCATCAAGGCCGAGCGGCCGGACGTGGTGCTGCTCGACGTCCACCTGCCGGGCGGGGACGGGCGCGGCGGCACCGACGTGCTGCTCGGCTGCATGGGGCTGACGACGGCGGCGGGGGCGCCGGTGCGCTTCCTCGCCCTGTCGGTGTCCGACGCCGCCGAGGACGTGATCTCGGTGATCCGGGCCGGGGCGCGCGGCTACGTCACCAAGACCATCAGCGGCCACGACCTGGTCGCGGCGATCCGCCGGGTGGCCGAGGGGGACGCGGTCTTCAGCCCCCGGCTCGCGGGCTTCGTGCTGGACGCCTTTGGGGCCGCGGCCGGGGAGATCGCCGAGGTCGACGAGGAGCTGGACCGGCTCTCGGCCCGCGAGCGCGAGGTGATGCGTCTCATCGCCCGGGGCTATCAGTACAAGGAGGTCGCCAAGGAGCTCTTCATCTCGGTGAAGACCGTGGAGACCCACGTGTCCAGCGTGCTCCGCAAGCTCCAGCTGTCCAGCCGGCACGAGCTCACGGCCTGGGCGATGAACCGTCATCTCCTGTAG